In Mus musculus strain C57BL/6J chromosome 9, GRCm38.p6 C57BL/6J, one genomic interval encodes:
- the Tpm1 gene encoding tropomyosin alpha-1 chain isoform Tpm1.2st (isoform Tpm1.2st is encoded by transcript variant Tpm1.2): protein MDAIKKKMQMLKLDKENALDRAEQAEADKKAAEDRSKQLEEDIAAKEKLLRASEDERDRVLEELHKAEDSLLAADETAAKAEADVASLNRRIQLVEEELDRAQERLATALQKLEEAEKAADESERGMKVIESRAQKDEEKMEIQEIQLKEAKHIAEDADRKYEEVARKLVIIESDLERAEERAELSEGKCAELEEELKTVTNNLKSLEAQAEKYSQKEDKYEEEIKVLSDKLKEAETRAEFAERSVTKLEKSIDDLEEKVAHAKEENLSMHQMLDQTLLELNNM from the exons ATGGACGCCATCAAGAAGAAGATGCAGATGCTGAAGCTCGACAAAGAGAACGCCTTGGATCGAGCTGAGCAAGCGGAGGCTGATAAGAAGGCGGCGGAAGACCGGAGCAAGCAG CTCGAGGAGGACATCGCAGCGAAAGAGAAGCTGCTGCGGGCGTCGGAGGACGAGCGGGACCGGGTGCTAGAGGAGCTGCACAAGGCGGAGGACAGCCTCCTGGCTGCCGACGAGACCGCCGCCAAG GCTGAAGCTGACGTAGCTTCTCTGAACAGACGCATCCAGCTGGTTGAGGAGGAGTTGGATCGTGCTCAGGAGCGTCTGGCCACAGCTCTGCAGAAGCTGGAGGAGGCCGAGAAGGCTGCAGATGAGAGTGAGAG AGGCATGAAAGTCATTGAAAGCCGAGCccaaaaagatgaagaaaagatgGAGATTCAGGAGATCCAGCTGAAAGAGGCCAAGCACATTGCTGAAGATGCTGACCGGAAGTATGAAGAG GTGGCCCGTAAGCTGGTCATCATCGAGAGCGACCTGGAACGTGCAGAGGAGCGGGCTGAGCTCTCAGAAGG CAAATGTGCCGAGCTTGAAGAAGAATTGAAAACGGTGACGAACAACTTGAAGTCACTGGAGGCTCAGGCTGAGAAG TACTCTCAGAAGGAAGACAAATATGAAGAGGAGATCAAGGTTCTCTCTGACAAGCTGAAGgag GCTGAAACTCGGGCTGAGTTTGCAGAGAGATCAGTAACCAAATTGGAGAAAAGCATTGATGACTTAGAAG
- the Tpm1 gene encoding tropomyosin alpha-1 chain isoform Tpm1.10br (isoform Tpm1.10br is encoded by transcript variant Tpm1.10) has protein sequence MDAIKKKMQMLKLDKENALDRAEQAEADKKAAEDRSKQLEDELVSLQKKLKGTEDELDKYSEALKDAQEKLELAEKKATDAEADVASLNRRIQLVEEELDRAQERLATALQKLEEAEKAADESERGMKVIESRAQKDEEKMEIQEIQLKEAKHIAEDADRKYEEVARKLVIIESDLERAEERAELSEGKCAELEEELKTVTNNLKSLEAQAEKYSQKEDKYEEEIKVLSDKLKEAETRAEFAERSVTKLEKSIDDLEDQLYHQLEQNRRLTNELKLALNED, from the exons ATGGACGCCATCAAGAAGAAGATGCAGATGCTGAAGCTCGACAAAGAGAACGCCTTGGATCGAGCTGAGCAAGCGGAGGCTGATAAGAAGGCGGCGGAAGACCGGAGCAAGCAG CTGGAAGATGAGCTGGTGTCACTGCAAAAGAAACTCAAGGGCACTGAAGATGAACTGGACAAATACTCCGAGGCTCTCAAAGATGCCCAGGAGAAACTGGAGCTGGCGGAGAAAAAGGCCACAGAT GCTGAAGCTGACGTAGCTTCTCTGAACAGACGCATCCAGCTGGTTGAGGAGGAGTTGGATCGTGCTCAGGAGCGTCTGGCCACAGCTCTGCAGAAGCTGGAGGAGGCCGAGAAGGCTGCAGATGAGAGTGAGAG AGGCATGAAAGTCATTGAAAGCCGAGCccaaaaagatgaagaaaagatgGAGATTCAGGAGATCCAGCTGAAAGAGGCCAAGCACATTGCTGAAGATGCTGACCGGAAGTATGAAGAG GTGGCCCGTAAGCTGGTCATCATCGAGAGCGACCTGGAACGTGCAGAGGAGCGGGCTGAGCTCTCAGAAGG CAAATGTGCCGAGCTTGAAGAAGAATTGAAAACGGTGACGAACAACTTGAAGTCACTGGAGGCTCAGGCTGAGAAG TACTCTCAGAAGGAAGACAAATATGAAGAGGAGATCAAGGTTCTCTCTGACAAGCTGAAGgag GCTGAAACTCGGGCTGAGTTTGCAGAGAGATCAGTAACCAAATTGGAGAAAAGCATTGATGACTTAGAAG
- the Tpm1 gene encoding tropomyosin alpha-1 chain isoform X16: MDAIKKKMQMLKLDKENALDRAEQAEADKKAAEDRSKQLEEDIAAKEKLLRASEDERDRVLEELHKAEDSLLAADETAAKAEADVASLNRRIQLVEEELDRAQERLATALQKLEEAEKAADESERGMKVIESRAQKDEEKMEIQEIQLKEAKHIAEDADRKYEEVARKLVIIESDLERAEERAELSEGQVRQLEEQLRIMDQTLKALMAAEDKQMCRA; the protein is encoded by the exons ATGGACGCCATCAAGAAGAAGATGCAGATGCTGAAGCTCGACAAAGAGAACGCCTTGGATCGAGCTGAGCAAGCGGAGGCTGATAAGAAGGCGGCGGAAGACCGGAGCAAGCAG CTCGAGGAGGACATCGCAGCGAAAGAGAAGCTGCTGCGGGCGTCGGAGGACGAGCGGGACCGGGTGCTAGAGGAGCTGCACAAGGCGGAGGACAGCCTCCTGGCTGCCGACGAGACCGCCGCCAAG GCTGAAGCTGACGTAGCTTCTCTGAACAGACGCATCCAGCTGGTTGAGGAGGAGTTGGATCGTGCTCAGGAGCGTCTGGCCACAGCTCTGCAGAAGCTGGAGGAGGCCGAGAAGGCTGCAGATGAGAGTGAGAG AGGCATGAAAGTCATTGAAAGCCGAGCccaaaaagatgaagaaaagatgGAGATTCAGGAGATCCAGCTGAAAGAGGCCAAGCACATTGCTGAAGATGCTGACCGGAAGTATGAAGAG GTGGCCCGTAAGCTGGTCATCATCGAGAGCGACCTGGAACGTGCAGAGGAGCGGGCTGAGCTCTCAGAAGG CCAAGTTCGACAGCTGGAAGAACAGTTAAGAATAATGGATCAGACCTTGAAAGCATTAATGGCTGCAGAGGATAAG CAAATGTGCCGAGCTTGA
- the Tpm1 gene encoding tropomyosin alpha-1 chain isoform X15 translates to MAGSSSLEAVRRKIRSLQEQADAAEERAGSLQRELDQERKLRETAEADVASLNRRIQLVEEELDRAQERLATALQKLEEAEKAADESERGMKVIESRAQKDEEKMEIQEIQLKEAKHIAEDADRKYEEVARKLVIIESDLERAEERAELSEGQVRQLEEQLRIMDQTLKALMAAEDKYSQKEDKYEEEIKVLSDKLKEAETRAEFAERSVTKLEKSIDDLEDQLYHQLEQNRRLTNELKLALNED, encoded by the exons ATGGCGGGTAGCAGCTCGCTGGAGGCGGTGCGGAGAAAGATCCGGAGCCTGCAGGAGCAGGCGGATGCCGCGGAGGAGCGTGCGGGCAGCCTGCAGCGCGAGCTGGACCAGGAGCGGAAGCTGCGGGAAACC GCTGAAGCTGACGTAGCTTCTCTGAACAGACGCATCCAGCTGGTTGAGGAGGAGTTGGATCGTGCTCAGGAGCGTCTGGCCACAGCTCTGCAGAAGCTGGAGGAGGCCGAGAAGGCTGCAGATGAGAGTGAGAG AGGCATGAAAGTCATTGAAAGCCGAGCccaaaaagatgaagaaaagatgGAGATTCAGGAGATCCAGCTGAAAGAGGCCAAGCACATTGCTGAAGATGCTGACCGGAAGTATGAAGAG GTGGCCCGTAAGCTGGTCATCATCGAGAGCGACCTGGAACGTGCAGAGGAGCGGGCTGAGCTCTCAGAAGG CCAAGTTCGACAGCTGGAAGAACAGTTAAGAATAATGGATCAGACCTTGAAAGCATTAATGGCTGCAGAGGATAAG TACTCTCAGAAGGAAGACAAATATGAAGAGGAGATCAAGGTTCTCTCTGACAAGCTGAAGgag GCTGAAACTCGGGCTGAGTTTGCAGAGAGATCAGTAACCAAATTGGAGAAAAGCATTGATGACTTAGAAG
- the Tpm1 gene encoding tropomyosin alpha-1 chain isoform X8, which yields MDAIKKKMQMLKLDKENALDRAEQAEADKKAAEDRSKQLEEDIAAKEKLLRASEDERDRVLEELHKAEDSLLAADETAAKAEADVASLNRRIQLVEEELDRAQERLATALQKLEEAEKAADESERGMKVIESRAQKDEEKMEIQEIQLKEAKHIAEDADRKYEEVARKLVIIESDLERAEERAELSEGQVRQLEEQLRIMDQTLKALMAAEDKYSQKEDKYEEEIKVLSDKLKEAETRAEFAERSVTKLEKSIDDLEEKVAHAKEENLSMHQMLDQTLLELNNM from the exons ATGGACGCCATCAAGAAGAAGATGCAGATGCTGAAGCTCGACAAAGAGAACGCCTTGGATCGAGCTGAGCAAGCGGAGGCTGATAAGAAGGCGGCGGAAGACCGGAGCAAGCAG CTCGAGGAGGACATCGCAGCGAAAGAGAAGCTGCTGCGGGCGTCGGAGGACGAGCGGGACCGGGTGCTAGAGGAGCTGCACAAGGCGGAGGACAGCCTCCTGGCTGCCGACGAGACCGCCGCCAAG GCTGAAGCTGACGTAGCTTCTCTGAACAGACGCATCCAGCTGGTTGAGGAGGAGTTGGATCGTGCTCAGGAGCGTCTGGCCACAGCTCTGCAGAAGCTGGAGGAGGCCGAGAAGGCTGCAGATGAGAGTGAGAG AGGCATGAAAGTCATTGAAAGCCGAGCccaaaaagatgaagaaaagatgGAGATTCAGGAGATCCAGCTGAAAGAGGCCAAGCACATTGCTGAAGATGCTGACCGGAAGTATGAAGAG GTGGCCCGTAAGCTGGTCATCATCGAGAGCGACCTGGAACGTGCAGAGGAGCGGGCTGAGCTCTCAGAAGG CCAAGTTCGACAGCTGGAAGAACAGTTAAGAATAATGGATCAGACCTTGAAAGCATTAATGGCTGCAGAGGATAAG TACTCTCAGAAGGAAGACAAATATGAAGAGGAGATCAAGGTTCTCTCTGACAAGCTGAAGgag GCTGAAACTCGGGCTGAGTTTGCAGAGAGATCAGTAACCAAATTGGAGAAAAGCATTGATGACTTAGAAG
- the Tpm1 gene encoding tropomyosin alpha-1 chain isoform X6 produces MDAIKKKMQMLKLDKENALDRAEQAEADKKAAEDRSKQLEEDIAAKEKLLRASEDERDRVLEELHKAEDSLLAADETAAKAEADVASLNRRIQLVEEELDRAQERLATALQKLEEAEKAADESERGMKVIESRAQKDEEKMEIQEIQLKEAKHIAEDADRKYEEVARKLVIIESDLERAEERAELSEGKCAELEEELKTVTNNLKSLEAQAEKYSQKEDKYEEEIKVLSDKLKEAETRAEFAERSVTKLEKSIDDLEDELYAQKLKYKAISEELDHALNDMTSM; encoded by the exons ATGGACGCCATCAAGAAGAAGATGCAGATGCTGAAGCTCGACAAAGAGAACGCCTTGGATCGAGCTGAGCAAGCGGAGGCTGATAAGAAGGCGGCGGAAGACCGGAGCAAGCAG CTCGAGGAGGACATCGCAGCGAAAGAGAAGCTGCTGCGGGCGTCGGAGGACGAGCGGGACCGGGTGCTAGAGGAGCTGCACAAGGCGGAGGACAGCCTCCTGGCTGCCGACGAGACCGCCGCCAAG GCTGAAGCTGACGTAGCTTCTCTGAACAGACGCATCCAGCTGGTTGAGGAGGAGTTGGATCGTGCTCAGGAGCGTCTGGCCACAGCTCTGCAGAAGCTGGAGGAGGCCGAGAAGGCTGCAGATGAGAGTGAGAG AGGCATGAAAGTCATTGAAAGCCGAGCccaaaaagatgaagaaaagatgGAGATTCAGGAGATCCAGCTGAAAGAGGCCAAGCACATTGCTGAAGATGCTGACCGGAAGTATGAAGAG GTGGCCCGTAAGCTGGTCATCATCGAGAGCGACCTGGAACGTGCAGAGGAGCGGGCTGAGCTCTCAGAAGG CAAATGTGCCGAGCTTGAAGAAGAATTGAAAACGGTGACGAACAACTTGAAGTCACTGGAGGCTCAGGCTGAGAAG TACTCTCAGAAGGAAGACAAATATGAAGAGGAGATCAAGGTTCTCTCTGACAAGCTGAAGgag GCTGAAACTCGGGCTGAGTTTGCAGAGAGATCAGTAACCAAATTGGAGAAAAGCATTGATGACTTAGAAG ACGAGCTGTATGCTCAGAAACTGAAGTACAAGGCCATCAGCGAGGAGCTGGACCACGCTCTCAACGATATGACTTCCATGTAA
- the Tpm1 gene encoding tropomyosin alpha-1 chain isoform Tpm1.6cy (isoform Tpm1.6cy is encoded by transcript variant Tpm1.6), with protein MDAIKKKMQMLKLDKENALDRAEQAEADKKAAEDRSKQLEDELVSLQKKLKGTEDELDKYSEALKDAQEKLELAEKKATDAEADVASLNRRIQLVEEELDRAQERLATALQKLEEAEKAADESERGMKVIESRAQKDEEKMEIQEIQLKEAKHIAEDADRKYEEVARKLVIIESDLERAEERAELSEGKCAELEEELKTVTNNLKSLEAQAEKYSQKEDKYEEEIKVLSDKLKEAETRAEFAERSVTKLEKSIDDLEEKVAHAKEENLSMHQMLDQTLLELNNM; from the exons ATGGACGCCATCAAGAAGAAGATGCAGATGCTGAAGCTCGACAAAGAGAACGCCTTGGATCGAGCTGAGCAAGCGGAGGCTGATAAGAAGGCGGCGGAAGACCGGAGCAAGCAG CTGGAAGATGAGCTGGTGTCACTGCAAAAGAAACTCAAGGGCACTGAAGATGAACTGGACAAATACTCCGAGGCTCTCAAAGATGCCCAGGAGAAACTGGAGCTGGCGGAGAAAAAGGCCACAGAT GCTGAAGCTGACGTAGCTTCTCTGAACAGACGCATCCAGCTGGTTGAGGAGGAGTTGGATCGTGCTCAGGAGCGTCTGGCCACAGCTCTGCAGAAGCTGGAGGAGGCCGAGAAGGCTGCAGATGAGAGTGAGAG AGGCATGAAAGTCATTGAAAGCCGAGCccaaaaagatgaagaaaagatgGAGATTCAGGAGATCCAGCTGAAAGAGGCCAAGCACATTGCTGAAGATGCTGACCGGAAGTATGAAGAG GTGGCCCGTAAGCTGGTCATCATCGAGAGCGACCTGGAACGTGCAGAGGAGCGGGCTGAGCTCTCAGAAGG CAAATGTGCCGAGCTTGAAGAAGAATTGAAAACGGTGACGAACAACTTGAAGTCACTGGAGGCTCAGGCTGAGAAG TACTCTCAGAAGGAAGACAAATATGAAGAGGAGATCAAGGTTCTCTCTGACAAGCTGAAGgag GCTGAAACTCGGGCTGAGTTTGCAGAGAGATCAGTAACCAAATTGGAGAAAAGCATTGATGACTTAGAAG
- the Tpm1 gene encoding tropomyosin alpha-1 chain isoform Tpm1.12br (isoform Tpm1.12br is encoded by transcript variant Tpm1.12) — MAGSSSLEAVRRKIRSLQEQADAAEERAGSLQRELDQERKLRETAEADVASLNRRIQLVEEELDRAQERLATALQKLEEAEKAADESERGMKVIESRAQKDEEKMEIQEIQLKEAKHIAEDADRKYEEVARKLVIIESDLERAEERAELSEGKCAELEEELKTVTNNLKSLEAQAEKYSQKEDKYEEEIKVLSDKLKEAETRAEFAERSVTKLEKSIDDLEDQLYHQLEQNRRLTNELKLALNED; from the exons ATGGCGGGTAGCAGCTCGCTGGAGGCGGTGCGGAGAAAGATCCGGAGCCTGCAGGAGCAGGCGGATGCCGCGGAGGAGCGTGCGGGCAGCCTGCAGCGCGAGCTGGACCAGGAGCGGAAGCTGCGGGAAACC GCTGAAGCTGACGTAGCTTCTCTGAACAGACGCATCCAGCTGGTTGAGGAGGAGTTGGATCGTGCTCAGGAGCGTCTGGCCACAGCTCTGCAGAAGCTGGAGGAGGCCGAGAAGGCTGCAGATGAGAGTGAGAG AGGCATGAAAGTCATTGAAAGCCGAGCccaaaaagatgaagaaaagatgGAGATTCAGGAGATCCAGCTGAAAGAGGCCAAGCACATTGCTGAAGATGCTGACCGGAAGTATGAAGAG GTGGCCCGTAAGCTGGTCATCATCGAGAGCGACCTGGAACGTGCAGAGGAGCGGGCTGAGCTCTCAGAAGG CAAATGTGCCGAGCTTGAAGAAGAATTGAAAACGGTGACGAACAACTTGAAGTCACTGGAGGCTCAGGCTGAGAAG TACTCTCAGAAGGAAGACAAATATGAAGAGGAGATCAAGGTTCTCTCTGACAAGCTGAAGgag GCTGAAACTCGGGCTGAGTTTGCAGAGAGATCAGTAACCAAATTGGAGAAAAGCATTGATGACTTAGAAG
- the Tpm1 gene encoding tropomyosin alpha-1 chain isoform X17, with protein MDAIKKKMQMLKLDKENALDRAEQAEADKKAAEDRSKQLEEDIAAKEKLLRASEDERDRVLEELHKAEDSLLAADETAAKLEDELVSLQKKLKGTEDELDKYSEALKDAQEKLELAEKKATDAEADVASLNRRIQLVEEELDRAQERLATALQKLEEAEKAADESERGMKVIESRAQKDEEKMEIQEIQLKEAKHIAEDADRKYEEVARKLVIIESDLERAEERAELSEGKCAELEEELKTVTNNLKSLEAQAEKYSQKEDKYEEEIKVLSDKLKEAETRAEFAERSVTKLEKSIDDLEEKVAHAKEENLSMHQMLDQTLLELNNM; from the exons ATGGACGCCATCAAGAAGAAGATGCAGATGCTGAAGCTCGACAAAGAGAACGCCTTGGATCGAGCTGAGCAAGCGGAGGCTGATAAGAAGGCGGCGGAAGACCGGAGCAAGCAG CTCGAGGAGGACATCGCAGCGAAAGAGAAGCTGCTGCGGGCGTCGGAGGACGAGCGGGACCGGGTGCTAGAGGAGCTGCACAAGGCGGAGGACAGCCTCCTGGCTGCCGACGAGACCGCCGCCAAG CTGGAAGATGAGCTGGTGTCACTGCAAAAGAAACTCAAGGGCACTGAAGATGAACTGGACAAATACTCCGAGGCTCTCAAAGATGCCCAGGAGAAACTGGAGCTGGCGGAGAAAAAGGCCACAGAT GCTGAAGCTGACGTAGCTTCTCTGAACAGACGCATCCAGCTGGTTGAGGAGGAGTTGGATCGTGCTCAGGAGCGTCTGGCCACAGCTCTGCAGAAGCTGGAGGAGGCCGAGAAGGCTGCAGATGAGAGTGAGAG AGGCATGAAAGTCATTGAAAGCCGAGCccaaaaagatgaagaaaagatgGAGATTCAGGAGATCCAGCTGAAAGAGGCCAAGCACATTGCTGAAGATGCTGACCGGAAGTATGAAGAG GTGGCCCGTAAGCTGGTCATCATCGAGAGCGACCTGGAACGTGCAGAGGAGCGGGCTGAGCTCTCAGAAGG CAAATGTGCCGAGCTTGAAGAAGAATTGAAAACGGTGACGAACAACTTGAAGTCACTGGAGGCTCAGGCTGAGAAG TACTCTCAGAAGGAAGACAAATATGAAGAGGAGATCAAGGTTCTCTCTGACAAGCTGAAGgag GCTGAAACTCGGGCTGAGTTTGCAGAGAGATCAGTAACCAAATTGGAGAAAAGCATTGATGACTTAGAAG
- the Tpm1 gene encoding tropomyosin alpha-1 chain isoform X9: protein MDAIKKKMQMLKLDKENALDRAEQAEADKKAAEDRSKQLEEDIAAKEKLLRASEDERDRVLEELHKAEDSLLAADETAAKAEADVASLNRRIQLVEEELDRAQERLATALQKLEEAEKAADESERGMKVIESRAQKDEEKMEIQEIQLKEAKHIAEDADRKYEEVARKLVIIESDLERAEERAELSEGKCAELEEELKTVTNNLKSLEAQAEKYSQKEDKYEEEIKVLSDKLKEAETRAEFAERSVTKLEKSIDDLEDQLYHQLEQNRRLTNELKLALNED from the exons ATGGACGCCATCAAGAAGAAGATGCAGATGCTGAAGCTCGACAAAGAGAACGCCTTGGATCGAGCTGAGCAAGCGGAGGCTGATAAGAAGGCGGCGGAAGACCGGAGCAAGCAG CTCGAGGAGGACATCGCAGCGAAAGAGAAGCTGCTGCGGGCGTCGGAGGACGAGCGGGACCGGGTGCTAGAGGAGCTGCACAAGGCGGAGGACAGCCTCCTGGCTGCCGACGAGACCGCCGCCAAG GCTGAAGCTGACGTAGCTTCTCTGAACAGACGCATCCAGCTGGTTGAGGAGGAGTTGGATCGTGCTCAGGAGCGTCTGGCCACAGCTCTGCAGAAGCTGGAGGAGGCCGAGAAGGCTGCAGATGAGAGTGAGAG AGGCATGAAAGTCATTGAAAGCCGAGCccaaaaagatgaagaaaagatgGAGATTCAGGAGATCCAGCTGAAAGAGGCCAAGCACATTGCTGAAGATGCTGACCGGAAGTATGAAGAG GTGGCCCGTAAGCTGGTCATCATCGAGAGCGACCTGGAACGTGCAGAGGAGCGGGCTGAGCTCTCAGAAGG CAAATGTGCCGAGCTTGAAGAAGAATTGAAAACGGTGACGAACAACTTGAAGTCACTGGAGGCTCAGGCTGAGAAG TACTCTCAGAAGGAAGACAAATATGAAGAGGAGATCAAGGTTCTCTCTGACAAGCTGAAGgag GCTGAAACTCGGGCTGAGTTTGCAGAGAGATCAGTAACCAAATTGGAGAAAAGCATTGATGACTTAGAAG
- the Tpm1 gene encoding tropomyosin alpha-1 chain isoform X10, with amino-acid sequence MDAIKKKMQMLKLDKENALDRAEQAEADKKAAEDRSKQLEEDIAAKEKLLRASEDERDRVLEELHKAEDSLLAADETAAKAEADVASLNRRIQLVEEELDRAQERLATALQKLEEAEKAADESERGMKVIESRAQKDEEKMEIQEIQLKEAKHIAEDADRKYEEVARKLVIIESDLERAEERAELSEGQVRQLEEQLRIMDQTLKALMAAEDKYSQKEDKYEEEIKVLSDKLKEAETRAEFAERSVTKLEKSIDDLEDQLYHQLEQNRRLTNELKLALNED; translated from the exons ATGGACGCCATCAAGAAGAAGATGCAGATGCTGAAGCTCGACAAAGAGAACGCCTTGGATCGAGCTGAGCAAGCGGAGGCTGATAAGAAGGCGGCGGAAGACCGGAGCAAGCAG CTCGAGGAGGACATCGCAGCGAAAGAGAAGCTGCTGCGGGCGTCGGAGGACGAGCGGGACCGGGTGCTAGAGGAGCTGCACAAGGCGGAGGACAGCCTCCTGGCTGCCGACGAGACCGCCGCCAAG GCTGAAGCTGACGTAGCTTCTCTGAACAGACGCATCCAGCTGGTTGAGGAGGAGTTGGATCGTGCTCAGGAGCGTCTGGCCACAGCTCTGCAGAAGCTGGAGGAGGCCGAGAAGGCTGCAGATGAGAGTGAGAG AGGCATGAAAGTCATTGAAAGCCGAGCccaaaaagatgaagaaaagatgGAGATTCAGGAGATCCAGCTGAAAGAGGCCAAGCACATTGCTGAAGATGCTGACCGGAAGTATGAAGAG GTGGCCCGTAAGCTGGTCATCATCGAGAGCGACCTGGAACGTGCAGAGGAGCGGGCTGAGCTCTCAGAAGG CCAAGTTCGACAGCTGGAAGAACAGTTAAGAATAATGGATCAGACCTTGAAAGCATTAATGGCTGCAGAGGATAAG TACTCTCAGAAGGAAGACAAATATGAAGAGGAGATCAAGGTTCTCTCTGACAAGCTGAAGgag GCTGAAACTCGGGCTGAGTTTGCAGAGAGATCAGTAACCAAATTGGAGAAAAGCATTGATGACTTAGAAG
- the Tpm1 gene encoding tropomyosin alpha-1 chain isoform Tpm1.7cy (isoform Tpm1.7cy is encoded by transcript variant Tpm1.7), with the protein MDAIKKKMQMLKLDKENALDRAEQAEADKKAAEDRSKQLEDELVSLQKKLKGTEDELDKYSEALKDAQEKLELAEKKATDAEADVASLNRRIQLVEEELDRAQERLATALQKLEEAEKAADESERGMKVIESRAQKDEEKMEIQEIQLKEAKHIAEDADRKYEEVARKLVIIESDLERAEERAELSEGQVRQLEEQLRIMDQTLKALMAAEDKYSQKEDKYEEEIKVLSDKLKEAETRAEFAERSVTKLEKSIDDLEEKVAHAKEENLSMHQMLDQTLLELNNM; encoded by the exons ATGGACGCCATCAAGAAGAAGATGCAGATGCTGAAGCTCGACAAAGAGAACGCCTTGGATCGAGCTGAGCAAGCGGAGGCTGATAAGAAGGCGGCGGAAGACCGGAGCAAGCAG CTGGAAGATGAGCTGGTGTCACTGCAAAAGAAACTCAAGGGCACTGAAGATGAACTGGACAAATACTCCGAGGCTCTCAAAGATGCCCAGGAGAAACTGGAGCTGGCGGAGAAAAAGGCCACAGAT GCTGAAGCTGACGTAGCTTCTCTGAACAGACGCATCCAGCTGGTTGAGGAGGAGTTGGATCGTGCTCAGGAGCGTCTGGCCACAGCTCTGCAGAAGCTGGAGGAGGCCGAGAAGGCTGCAGATGAGAGTGAGAG AGGCATGAAAGTCATTGAAAGCCGAGCccaaaaagatgaagaaaagatgGAGATTCAGGAGATCCAGCTGAAAGAGGCCAAGCACATTGCTGAAGATGCTGACCGGAAGTATGAAGAG GTGGCCCGTAAGCTGGTCATCATCGAGAGCGACCTGGAACGTGCAGAGGAGCGGGCTGAGCTCTCAGAAGG CCAAGTTCGACAGCTGGAAGAACAGTTAAGAATAATGGATCAGACCTTGAAAGCATTAATGGCTGCAGAGGATAAG TACTCTCAGAAGGAAGACAAATATGAAGAGGAGATCAAGGTTCTCTCTGACAAGCTGAAGgag GCTGAAACTCGGGCTGAGTTTGCAGAGAGATCAGTAACCAAATTGGAGAAAAGCATTGATGACTTAGAAG
- the Tpm1 gene encoding tropomyosin alpha-1 chain isoform X14, which translates to MAGSSSLEAVRRKIRSLQEQADAAEERAGSLQRELDQERKLRETAEADVASLNRRIQLVEEELDRAQERLATALQKLEEAEKAADESERGMKVIESRAQKDEEKMEIQEIQLKEAKHIAEDADRKYEEVARKLVIIESDLERAEERAELSEGQVRQLEEQLRIMDQTLKALMAAEDKYSQKEDKYEEEIKVLSDKLKEAETRAEFAERSVTKLEKSIDDLEDELYAQKLKYKAISEELDHALNDMTSM; encoded by the exons ATGGCGGGTAGCAGCTCGCTGGAGGCGGTGCGGAGAAAGATCCGGAGCCTGCAGGAGCAGGCGGATGCCGCGGAGGAGCGTGCGGGCAGCCTGCAGCGCGAGCTGGACCAGGAGCGGAAGCTGCGGGAAACC GCTGAAGCTGACGTAGCTTCTCTGAACAGACGCATCCAGCTGGTTGAGGAGGAGTTGGATCGTGCTCAGGAGCGTCTGGCCACAGCTCTGCAGAAGCTGGAGGAGGCCGAGAAGGCTGCAGATGAGAGTGAGAG AGGCATGAAAGTCATTGAAAGCCGAGCccaaaaagatgaagaaaagatgGAGATTCAGGAGATCCAGCTGAAAGAGGCCAAGCACATTGCTGAAGATGCTGACCGGAAGTATGAAGAG GTGGCCCGTAAGCTGGTCATCATCGAGAGCGACCTGGAACGTGCAGAGGAGCGGGCTGAGCTCTCAGAAGG CCAAGTTCGACAGCTGGAAGAACAGTTAAGAATAATGGATCAGACCTTGAAAGCATTAATGGCTGCAGAGGATAAG TACTCTCAGAAGGAAGACAAATATGAAGAGGAGATCAAGGTTCTCTCTGACAAGCTGAAGgag GCTGAAACTCGGGCTGAGTTTGCAGAGAGATCAGTAACCAAATTGGAGAAAAGCATTGATGACTTAGAAG ACGAGCTGTATGCTCAGAAACTGAAGTACAAGGCCATCAGCGAGGAGCTGGACCACGCTCTCAACGATATGACTTCCATGTAA